The following proteins come from a genomic window of Gynuella sunshinyii YC6258:
- a CDS encoding tetratricopeptide repeat protein, giving the protein MSERSLRNLAGLIVLVLFMTGCAHVADMDMADRAMAAGRADEAAKHYRTLAKFGVPEAQIKLADYLVERGQWQTAEQWYLAAEKSGDQRAWGRLGQLYQRHAQGRLTVAQAAAHQFEQAAAHGDDSVADNLLELYLDFPSLPRYAGLEPLIEQRMNRGDAGSRYLLVRYYQFNGQEQARRHDIVRLCREALDVVYDCYPLLADLFERYPDLGKPADLQQHMQQRWQQQQLQASDAWKFARWFIASERVTPQPKISMQLLKMIDQEYPRASSLEADLMRKNPALGNTTELLSILQRGREQASAEAEYMTGLIYFEGRLVAADPQLAEQHLLKASGEVPQAHFYLGRLYRLGHLGRANPQKAVQHYLLAGRRGSAKAYFELSRYFLDGVGIGRNLTYAYGFAQLSSEAGYQRATTLLHEISGSISGDIVVEGQKVAERERQAMQTSVLLQTASGGQES; this is encoded by the coding sequence ATGAGCGAACGATCATTGCGTAATCTGGCGGGTCTGATTGTCCTGGTATTGTTCATGACAGGCTGTGCCCATGTTGCTGATATGGACATGGCGGATCGGGCCATGGCTGCCGGACGTGCGGATGAAGCGGCTAAACATTATCGCACCCTGGCGAAGTTCGGAGTGCCGGAAGCACAGATCAAACTGGCCGATTATCTGGTGGAACGGGGGCAGTGGCAAACGGCTGAACAATGGTATCTGGCAGCAGAAAAGTCAGGAGATCAGCGTGCCTGGGGACGTCTGGGGCAGTTATATCAACGTCATGCGCAAGGGCGTTTGACTGTGGCGCAGGCGGCAGCCCATCAATTCGAACAGGCTGCAGCTCATGGTGATGATTCGGTCGCCGACAATCTGCTGGAGCTGTATCTGGACTTTCCTTCATTACCCCGCTATGCCGGTCTGGAACCGTTAATAGAGCAACGAATGAATCGCGGAGACGCCGGCAGTCGTTACCTGTTGGTGCGCTACTATCAGTTCAATGGCCAGGAGCAGGCGCGCAGGCACGATATTGTCCGCTTGTGTCGTGAAGCGCTGGATGTTGTTTATGATTGTTATCCGCTGCTGGCTGATTTATTTGAGCGTTATCCGGATCTGGGCAAGCCGGCCGATTTGCAGCAACACATGCAGCAACGCTGGCAGCAGCAACAGCTGCAGGCATCCGATGCATGGAAATTTGCGCGCTGGTTCATTGCCTCTGAGCGGGTAACTCCACAACCGAAAATCAGCATGCAGCTGCTAAAAATGATCGATCAGGAATATCCACGAGCATCGTCTCTGGAAGCGGATCTGATGCGAAAGAATCCCGCACTGGGCAATACGACAGAATTGTTGTCTATCCTCCAGCGCGGGCGGGAACAAGCGTCAGCCGAAGCAGAATATATGACCGGGCTGATCTACTTTGAAGGCCGATTGGTTGCGGCAGATCCGCAACTGGCCGAGCAGCATCTGCTGAAAGCTTCCGGCGAGGTCCCACAGGCGCATTTTTATCTTGGCCGTCTGTATCGGCTGGGGCATCTCGGTCGTGCCAATCCCCAGAAGGCTGTTCAGCATTATCTGTTGGCTGGCCGTCGTGGATCGGCCAAAGCGTATTTTGAACTTTCCCGTTATTTTCTGGATGGTGTCGGTATTGGCCGTAACCTGACCTATGCCTATGGTTTTGCACAGCTATCTTCTGAGGCCGGGTATCAACGGGCGACCACATTATTGCATGAGATCAGTGGCAGCATTTCCGGAGACATCGTGGTGGAAGGTCAGAAAGTCGCCGAACGGGAAAGACAGGCTATGCAGACATCCGTGCTGTTACAAACCGCCAGTGGCGGACAGGAGTCATGA
- a CDS encoding GNAT family N-acetyltransferase, with protein sequence MPFPANKDVSIQPASLEYARPLYELINSDRTHLSQWMNWVEMTQRVEDTISYVQIGIEQYRKGIGAQYMVFCRQHLCGMISFNRIEKNNRIGLVGYWLAREFCGKGIMTTALRQLIEIGFDEFQLNKIEVRCAVGNHSSQAIPERLGFNFDGVLRENEYLNGVFVDHKVYSILRREYPSSHSQN encoded by the coding sequence ATGCCTTTTCCTGCGAACAAAGATGTATCGATACAACCTGCGAGTTTGGAATATGCCCGACCTCTTTACGAACTGATCAATTCTGACCGGACTCACCTGAGTCAATGGATGAACTGGGTGGAGATGACACAGCGGGTCGAAGATACCATTAGCTATGTTCAGATCGGCATAGAACAGTATCGCAAAGGTATTGGGGCCCAATATATGGTGTTTTGCCGGCAACATCTGTGTGGGATGATTTCGTTTAACCGTATTGAAAAAAACAACCGCATCGGTCTGGTTGGATATTGGCTGGCCAGAGAGTTCTGTGGCAAAGGCATTATGACCACTGCGCTCAGGCAGTTGATTGAAATCGGTTTTGATGAGTTTCAATTGAATAAGATAGAAGTTCGTTGTGCCGTTGGAAATCATAGCAGTCAGGCGATTCCGGAACGGTTGGGTTTTAACTTTGATGGTGTTCTGCGGGAAAACGAATATCTGAATGGCGTTTTCGTTGATCATAAGGTGTATTCAATATTACGCCGTGAATATCCGTCTTCTCACTCCCAAAACTGA
- a CDS encoding nucleotide sugar dehydrogenase, whose amino-acid sequence MHISIFGLGYVGAVCTAALASRGHKVIGVDVSKEKIALINQGKSPIVEPGLEELLAAGVDNGLIQGTTDVAAAIAETTVSMICVGTPSKRNGDLELNYIESVCRDIGMALREKQERHVVVVRSTVLPGTVMNVVKPILEDCSGKQAGVDFGLATNPEFLRESTAIHDYDYPPMTVIGELDSASGDVLDEIYRDLPAPVIRKPIEVAEMIKYSCNVWHATKVSFANEIGNIAKALGVDGRDVMDVVCQDNKLNISKYYMRPGFAFGGSCLPKDVRALTYRAAQMDVKNPLLSSIMESNAYQVNRAYSLINSYDKRKVLMLGLSFKAGTDDLRESPLVELAEVLIGKGYQLRIFDRNVEYARMHGANKEYINHHIPHVSSLLTSDLDEAIDEAEVIVIGNSDDVFQQVLARIPEQKNVLDLVGFMSSKSGANLEGICW is encoded by the coding sequence ATGCATATCAGTATTTTTGGTCTGGGCTATGTAGGAGCCGTGTGCACTGCCGCGTTGGCTTCGCGTGGTCACAAGGTAATTGGTGTAGATGTATCAAAGGAAAAAATCGCACTGATTAACCAGGGAAAGTCGCCGATTGTTGAACCAGGGCTTGAAGAACTGCTCGCGGCTGGAGTCGACAACGGTCTGATTCAGGGAACCACTGATGTGGCGGCGGCTATCGCTGAAACCACTGTTAGCATGATCTGCGTGGGCACACCGAGTAAACGTAATGGCGATCTGGAACTGAATTACATTGAATCCGTTTGCCGGGATATTGGTATGGCATTGCGTGAAAAACAGGAACGCCACGTGGTGGTGGTTCGTAGCACAGTTTTGCCGGGAACGGTGATGAATGTCGTCAAACCCATTCTGGAAGACTGTTCAGGAAAACAGGCGGGGGTGGATTTTGGTCTGGCCACTAATCCGGAATTTCTCCGTGAAAGTACCGCTATTCATGATTATGACTATCCACCGATGACGGTGATCGGGGAACTGGACAGCGCTTCTGGCGACGTACTTGATGAAATATACCGGGATCTGCCGGCACCGGTTATTCGCAAACCGATTGAAGTGGCCGAAATGATCAAATACAGCTGTAATGTCTGGCACGCGACCAAAGTCAGTTTTGCCAACGAAATTGGCAATATTGCCAAGGCGCTGGGCGTTGACGGCCGTGATGTCATGGATGTTGTGTGTCAGGACAATAAGCTGAATATTTCCAAATACTATATGCGTCCTGGCTTTGCGTTTGGAGGCTCCTGTCTGCCCAAAGATGTTCGGGCTCTGACCTATCGGGCCGCGCAGATGGATGTTAAAAATCCGTTGTTATCCTCCATCATGGAAAGCAATGCTTATCAGGTTAACCGTGCCTACAGCCTGATCAACTCCTATGACAAACGCAAGGTGCTGATGCTGGGACTGAGCTTTAAAGCCGGTACGGATGATTTGCGCGAAAGCCCCTTGGTGGAGCTGGCGGAAGTATTGATTGGTAAAGGCTATCAACTCAGGATCTTTGACCGCAATGTCGAATATGCCCGTATGCACGGTGCCAACAAAGAATATATCAATCATCACATTCCCCATGTCTCTTCGTTGCTGACTTCGGATCTTGATGAAGCAATTGACGAAGCAGAAGTAATCGTTATCGGTAACTCTGATGATGTCTTCCAGCAAGTGCTGGCCCGCATCCCGGAACAAAAAAATGTGCTGGATCTGGTGGGCTTCATGTCCAGCAAGTCCGGCGCCAATCTGGAAGGAATCTGTTGGTAA
- a CDS encoding glycosyltransferase family 2 protein, which produces MQHDAVEQKSPGQMIRAFSYWLLYLSGLGLLATLVPGDIFNPGSAHFIFLIGAVGVWRYGVGFTHFIRGMIFLYWVYPRCRKRAAALGKEAAPSHVYLMVTSFRIDAKTTAMVYDSVIREAMATGWPTTVVCSIVEVSDEMLVRALWKKHMPPARVHLRFVRIPGTGKRDGLAYGFRAISRSLPDADAIVAVVDGDTVLAPGVVATVAPYFRMFPNMGALTTNEFCEVQGSYVMSEWHKLRFAQRHINMCSMALSNRVLTLTGRMSVFRAGVVTSKEFIEDVEQDHLKHWRLGTFKFLTGDDKSSWFSLMRMGYDTWYVPDAVINTVEHPPDPRFLVASRKLMYRWYGNNLRQNSRATRLGPGRLGWFTYYVVWDQRISMWTSILGLSAAIVASLKLSISYLMVYLLWIGMTRLLLTFMLTASRHHVGPLYPLILYYNQIVGSLMKIYVVFRLDQQSWTRQPTKSGHSNNFHGRFNQWSTRIVTFSSVSIFLAIVFALV; this is translated from the coding sequence ATGCAGCATGATGCTGTAGAACAGAAATCACCGGGCCAGATGATCAGAGCGTTTTCCTATTGGCTGCTGTATCTCAGTGGCCTGGGATTGCTTGCCACCCTGGTGCCCGGAGATATCTTCAATCCCGGGTCGGCACATTTTATTTTTCTGATCGGTGCAGTCGGAGTCTGGCGTTATGGGGTTGGGTTTACCCATTTTATCCGTGGAATGATTTTCCTGTATTGGGTATATCCGCGCTGTCGTAAACGCGCCGCCGCATTGGGTAAAGAGGCAGCACCCTCCCATGTGTACCTGATGGTCACCAGTTTCAGAATAGATGCCAAAACCACGGCGATGGTTTACGACTCGGTCATCCGCGAAGCCATGGCCACCGGATGGCCCACGACAGTGGTGTGCTCAATTGTTGAAGTATCCGATGAAATGCTGGTCAGGGCATTGTGGAAAAAACATATGCCACCAGCGAGGGTGCATCTGAGATTTGTTCGCATTCCCGGTACCGGCAAACGGGATGGACTGGCCTATGGTTTTCGCGCTATCTCGCGTTCGCTGCCAGATGCCGATGCCATTGTTGCAGTGGTTGATGGTGATACGGTACTCGCGCCCGGTGTTGTCGCTACGGTTGCGCCGTATTTCCGTATGTTTCCGAATATGGGTGCGTTGACCACCAATGAGTTTTGCGAGGTTCAAGGTAGTTATGTGATGTCTGAATGGCACAAGCTGCGTTTTGCCCAGCGTCATATCAACATGTGCTCAATGGCACTTTCCAATCGGGTGTTGACTTTGACCGGTCGCATGTCGGTGTTCAGAGCCGGGGTAGTGACATCAAAAGAGTTTATTGAGGATGTCGAGCAGGATCACCTGAAACACTGGCGACTGGGAACCTTTAAATTTTTGACCGGAGATGACAAGTCCAGCTGGTTCAGCCTGATGCGTATGGGGTACGACACCTGGTACGTTCCCGATGCCGTCATCAATACGGTTGAGCATCCACCTGATCCGCGTTTCCTGGTGGCCAGTCGTAAGTTGATGTATCGGTGGTATGGCAACAACCTGCGGCAGAACAGTCGCGCGACCCGCCTTGGTCCGGGCCGTTTGGGTTGGTTTACCTACTATGTGGTATGGGATCAGCGAATCTCCATGTGGACCAGCATCCTGGGTTTGTCTGCGGCAATCGTCGCCAGTCTGAAGTTATCGATCAGTTATCTCATGGTGTATCTGCTGTGGATTGGTATGACCCGTTTGTTGCTGACATTCATGCTGACAGCCTCACGACATCACGTTGGTCCGTTGTACCCGCTGATTCTCTATTACAACCAGATCGTGGGATCGCTGATGAAAATATACGTTGTGTTTCGCCTCGATCAACAGAGCTGGACCCGTCAGCCAACGAAATCGGGCCACAGTAATAATTTCCATGGCCGGTTCAATCAATGGTCCACCAGAATCGTGACTTTTTCATCGGTCAGTATTTTTCTGGCCATTGTATTTGCACTGGTCTGA
- a CDS encoding alginate export family protein, with product MFWITRSTSIIALTFLCITLAMHSSSTSAQFHLTLNPYYLYDHNRDLNDNNSTHEAGVILKPEVDLNFNANWRGYFYGYGIYATSQETIDDNSGGNEAYVGLRELWLDWSGLTDYPGESIRVGRERLKDDDGVWTDSDISLLRWRWDTTLWHGTAGVAQKIDDFEDDDSPLPKDERDLLRFFASQRLQYSYHNYIEMRAMYVRGDDQSLYQPRLSWLGLGLDNDYFSATSDQALNYRLALLAVTGSDVPQRKRRDVNGWAADVGLRWRPSSIPMLAVGAQYAFASADGDRGFRSTGLESNRARFTGTQASFYRFNEALRAELYNLQAAAVYASLSTHEHWDISLVAQQFWLNDRDAGFRAAGLSIEPEGDGRQIGQGLDLVGSWYWDAGNRWPFESYLRTRASVFFPGDAFADDQDSLRSRFSLDWVNKW from the coding sequence ATGTTTTGGATAACACGTAGTACTTCGATTATCGCATTGACATTTCTTTGTATTACCCTGGCGATGCACTCCTCTTCAACTTCCGCGCAGTTCCATCTGACGCTGAATCCTTACTATTTGTACGATCACAACCGTGATCTGAATGACAATAATAGTACACATGAAGCCGGTGTGATTTTAAAGCCCGAAGTGGATTTAAATTTTAACGCCAACTGGCGTGGCTATTTTTACGGCTACGGCATATATGCTACCAGTCAGGAAACCATTGACGACAATAGTGGTGGTAATGAAGCTTATGTCGGGTTGAGGGAATTGTGGTTGGACTGGAGTGGGTTGACCGATTATCCGGGTGAATCCATTCGCGTTGGTCGTGAGCGTCTGAAAGATGATGACGGCGTCTGGACTGACAGTGATATCTCCCTGTTGCGCTGGCGCTGGGATACCACTTTATGGCACGGCACGGCGGGTGTCGCCCAAAAAATTGATGACTTTGAAGATGACGATTCTCCACTACCCAAAGATGAGCGGGACCTGTTACGTTTTTTTGCCAGTCAGCGTCTGCAATATAGTTATCATAATTACATTGAGATGCGGGCGATGTATGTTCGCGGCGATGACCAGTCATTGTATCAGCCCCGGTTGAGCTGGTTGGGTCTGGGGCTGGATAACGACTATTTTTCAGCAACCAGTGATCAAGCTCTCAATTATCGTCTGGCCTTGCTCGCGGTGACCGGCAGCGATGTGCCACAACGGAAACGCCGGGACGTTAATGGCTGGGCCGCCGATGTAGGGTTGCGCTGGCGGCCATCATCAATACCAATGCTGGCAGTTGGTGCTCAGTATGCCTTTGCCTCTGCAGATGGTGACCGCGGTTTCCGCTCCACCGGGTTGGAAAGCAATCGGGCCCGTTTTACCGGAACCCAGGCAAGTTTCTATCGTTTTAATGAAGCCTTACGGGCAGAACTGTATAACCTTCAGGCGGCAGCGGTATACGCCAGTTTGAGTACCCACGAACATTGGGATATCAGTCTGGTGGCGCAGCAGTTCTGGCTGAATGACAGAGACGCAGGATTTCGTGCAGCCGGGCTCAGTATTGAACCTGAAGGCGATGGTCGTCAGATTGGACAGGGGTTGGATCTGGTGGGGTCCTGGTACTGGGATGCAGGCAATCGTTGGCCGTTCGAGTCGTATTTGCGGACTCGTGCTTCGGTGTTTTTTCCTGGTGACGCTTTTGCCGATGATCAGGACAGCTTGCGAAGCCGTTTCAGCCTGGATTGGGTGAATAAATGGTAA
- a CDS encoding NosD domain-containing protein produces the protein MVRDIRFSVIVLMFMQVLISSTAPAAPQIQYRVEAEDGAALALSEPQLPDISGYNENAVNERVKHAREAASRGAVVQVRRIFGEVTMDDFTIGERAREWAARQYSNPQAIFLKSGFFTMAQLWQQLDRREYLERLADGTYIARLPVVVEAGATLLMDAGESLYLSQQRGSFLVVSGTLITRSAKVVGWNEQLKAPARYQRASQFRPFLVSWGGSELYLLNSEFISLGYEQSKSYGITVSQYRHEINRTLKQPSPKAWIIGSTFEDIYYGFYCYETVGAVVLNNRYVDNIVYGIDPHDRSSELIIGHNEVYGTHKKHGIIVSREVNDSWIFNNVSHHNQLSGFVLDRSSVGNVVANNVAHHNLSDGITLYESSDNLLWANRVYANDKHGIRMRNSKNIRLYHNNVAGNKGFGVYGDVQDLSDTDRDNHMDPYEARVSMILYGGSLVANERGPFSMEQPEFMKIFNVDIRFGSEPLNPNNDGIFARFHSEILDILLRQKQAVSVTPIPQENS, from the coding sequence ATGGTAAGGGACATCCGCTTTTCCGTTATCGTGCTGATGTTTATGCAGGTGTTGATCAGCAGTACAGCTCCGGCTGCTCCACAGATCCAATATCGTGTGGAAGCGGAAGACGGTGCGGCGTTGGCGCTATCGGAACCGCAATTGCCAGACATTTCCGGGTATAACGAAAATGCCGTCAATGAGCGTGTGAAGCATGCCCGAGAAGCTGCATCCCGAGGGGCAGTGGTGCAGGTCCGGCGGATATTCGGAGAGGTGACTATGGATGACTTCACCATCGGCGAGCGGGCGCGGGAATGGGCAGCGCGGCAATATTCAAACCCACAGGCCATTTTTCTGAAATCCGGTTTCTTTACCATGGCGCAGTTATGGCAACAACTTGACCGTCGTGAGTATCTCGAACGGTTGGCAGACGGTACTTATATAGCCCGTTTGCCTGTGGTGGTCGAAGCGGGTGCAACCTTGTTGATGGATGCTGGCGAAAGTCTCTATCTGTCGCAGCAGCGAGGTTCATTTCTGGTGGTTTCCGGAACTTTGATTACCCGCTCGGCAAAAGTGGTCGGCTGGAATGAGCAATTGAAGGCCCCTGCTCGCTATCAGAGAGCCTCTCAGTTCCGGCCTTTTCTGGTGTCATGGGGCGGCAGCGAACTATATCTGCTGAACTCGGAATTTATCAGTCTTGGCTACGAACAGAGTAAATCTTATGGGATCACTGTCAGCCAGTATCGTCATGAAATTAACCGGACTTTAAAGCAACCAAGCCCGAAAGCCTGGATTATCGGCTCCACCTTTGAAGATATCTATTATGGTTTTTATTGTTATGAAACCGTTGGTGCGGTCGTTCTGAATAATCGTTATGTTGATAATATTGTGTACGGCATCGACCCTCACGATCGTTCCAGCGAGCTGATCATCGGTCACAACGAAGTCTATGGCACCCATAAAAAACACGGCATTATTGTATCCCGCGAGGTCAACGACAGCTGGATCTTCAATAATGTCAGCCATCATAATCAATTGTCAGGTTTTGTTCTTGACCGTTCCAGTGTTGGCAATGTAGTCGCCAATAACGTTGCTCATCATAATCTCAGTGATGGCATTACCCTGTATGAAAGTTCCGATAATCTGCTTTGGGCAAACCGCGTGTATGCGAACGATAAGCATGGTATCCGGATGCGCAATAGCAAGAATATTCGCTTGTATCACAACAATGTCGCTGGAAATAAAGGATTTGGTGTATACGGTGATGTTCAGGACTTATCCGATACTGACCGCGATAACCATATGGATCCTTATGAAGCCAGAGTATCCATGATTTTGTATGGTGGGTCGCTGGTGGCCAACGAACGTGGACCTTTTTCCATGGAACAGCCTGAGTTCATGAAAATATTCAATGTCGATATCCGTTTTGGCAGCGAACCGCTGAACCCGAATAATGATGGCATCTTTGCCCGTTTTCATTCGGAAATCCTCGATATTCTGTTACGTCAGAAACAAGCTGTTTCGGTGACTCCGATCCCGCAGGAGAACAGTTAG
- a CDS encoding PilZ domain-containing protein has product MTTAENLNIVHESEAQRQYARVRMPVELEMIAAVQGKNNQFSMRRYKVQDISAGGFSIRCQPHEFANGRVFKGTLKINVDGFMLSLGVSFLVRSVQEQSGRTGFEFQELGPKEISALRYLITAYLSGDLVNTGDMLNTLSRENFTKARKNSVQKVSIGNKVKAIGGTLVIFMTGLGAAVFVAAQLYNTFYVTTSQAAELVAETYHINMPKDGMVKPLIDSESAVKRGQPIATFETPVLDFMNSELGGEIDSERLASLTGSSVKGTLMSPCDCILAKSYIADGQYLPKGAEVFEMSVENAQPYVSAQFAFADSDNLAPGDQVQVRIGGNRHVYDGVIRQISVRQANGMSEALIDAQIELQQVPGYEDIGRPVTVTKGALMPFLTVSQKTES; this is encoded by the coding sequence ATGACGACGGCAGAGAATCTGAATATTGTCCATGAATCTGAAGCACAACGGCAATACGCCCGTGTGCGGATGCCGGTGGAGCTTGAAATGATTGCTGCGGTGCAGGGCAAAAACAACCAGTTTTCCATGCGCCGCTATAAAGTACAGGATATTTCCGCCGGCGGTTTCAGTATTCGTTGCCAGCCTCACGAGTTTGCCAATGGCCGGGTCTTTAAAGGTACACTGAAGATCAATGTCGATGGTTTTATGCTGAGTCTGGGCGTCAGCTTTCTGGTGCGCAGTGTGCAGGAACAGAGTGGTAGAACCGGTTTCGAGTTTCAGGAACTGGGACCCAAGGAAATTTCCGCATTGCGTTATCTGATTACTGCCTACCTGAGTGGTGATCTGGTCAACACCGGCGACATGCTCAATACCCTATCCCGAGAGAACTTCACTAAGGCACGTAAAAATTCCGTTCAAAAGGTGTCTATCGGAAACAAGGTTAAGGCCATTGGCGGCACTCTGGTCATTTTTATGACTGGCCTGGGTGCCGCTGTTTTTGTTGCCGCACAGTTATACAACACCTTTTATGTAACCACGTCTCAGGCTGCTGAACTGGTAGCTGAGACTTATCACATCAACATGCCCAAGGATGGCATGGTCAAACCGCTGATCGATTCTGAAAGTGCCGTGAAGCGCGGACAACCCATCGCTACATTTGAGACTCCAGTGCTGGATTTCATGAACAGTGAACTGGGTGGTGAGATAGATTCGGAGCGGCTGGCCAGTCTGACCGGATCATCGGTCAAGGGCACCTTAATGAGTCCCTGCGACTGCATATTGGCTAAATCCTACATTGCTGATGGTCAGTATCTTCCTAAAGGTGCCGAAGTATTCGAGATGAGTGTCGAAAATGCCCAGCCATATGTCAGTGCGCAATTTGCATTTGCAGACAGCGATAATCTGGCGCCGGGGGATCAGGTGCAGGTTCGTATCGGTGGAAACCGGCATGTGTACGACGGCGTTATCCGTCAAATCAGTGTCAGACAGGCGAACGGCATGTCCGAGGCGCTGATAGATGCACAAATCGAACTGCAGCAGGTTCCCGGCTATGAAGACATTGGCCGGCCGGTGACTGTCACCAAAGGAGCGTTGATGCCATTTCTGACTGTTAGCCAGAAAACGGAATCCTGA
- a CDS encoding ABC transporter permease, which produces MNFYSIRAIYKFEMARTWRTLLQSIATPVISTSLYFVVFGSAIGSRMVEIEGVSYGAFIVPGLVMLTLLMQSISNASFGIYMPKFSGTIYEVLSAPISYIEIIIGYVGAAASKSVILGSIILITARLFVDYHIEHPIWMITFLVLTAITFSFLGFIIGIWADGFEKLQIVPMMIVTPLTFLGGTFYSIDMLPSFWQKVTLLNPVVYLVSGFRWSFYGLADVNVGISLMMVSVFLLLFLTIIWWIFKTGYKLKN; this is translated from the coding sequence ATGAATTTCTATTCTATTCGCGCCATTTATAAATTCGAAATGGCGCGTACCTGGCGTACTTTGTTACAGAGTATCGCAACTCCAGTGATTTCCACTTCGTTGTATTTTGTGGTGTTCGGGTCAGCCATTGGCTCCAGAATGGTGGAGATTGAAGGTGTCAGCTATGGGGCCTTTATCGTTCCGGGGCTGGTGATGCTGACGTTATTGATGCAGAGTATCTCCAACGCCTCCTTCGGTATCTACATGCCGAAGTTCTCGGGCACCATCTACGAGGTGTTGTCTGCTCCAATTTCCTATATCGAGATTATTATCGGGTATGTTGGTGCCGCTGCATCCAAGTCCGTCATTCTGGGTTCCATTATTTTGATCACCGCCAGGTTGTTTGTGGATTACCACATTGAACATCCCATCTGGATGATCACATTTCTGGTACTGACCGCCATCACGTTCAGTTTTTTGGGATTCATTATCGGCATATGGGCGGATGGATTCGAAAAACTTCAGATTGTGCCGATGATGATTGTGACGCCATTAACTTTCTTGGGTGGAACCTTTTATTCAATTGATATGCTGCCTTCCTTCTGGCAGAAAGTGACACTGTTAAATCCGGTCGTTTATCTGGTCAGCGGTTTTCGCTGGAGTTTTTACGGCTTGGCGGACGTCAATGTTGGTATCAGTCTGATGATGGTTTCGGTCTTTTTGTTACTGTTTCTAACCATAATCTGGTGGATCTTCAAGACCGGTTATAAATTAAAAAACTGA